A window from Gallus gallus isolate bGalGal1 chromosome 5, bGalGal1.mat.broiler.GRCg7b, whole genome shotgun sequence encodes these proteins:
- the GPHB5 gene encoding glycoprotein hormone beta-5, translating into MKLPCVTLGALLLLLLAGHGGTETSAIDLRTFIGCAVREFTFLAKKPGCKALRITTDACWGRCETWERPLLHPPYIESYHRVCTYNETKLVTVMLPKCGPGVDPFYTYPVAIRCNCDFCSTATTECETA; encoded by the exons ATGAAGCTCCCCTGTGTGACCCTGggtgctctgctcctcctcctgctggctgGCCATGGAGGCACGGAGACTTCTGCCATTGACCTGCGCACCTTCATCGGCTGCGCCGTGCGCGAGTTCACCTTCCTGGCCAAGAAGCCTGGCTGCAAGGCGCTGCGGATCACAACGGATGCGTGCTGGGGACGCTGCGAGACCTGGGAG AGGCCACTACTGCATCCACCTTACATTGAATCTTACCACCGCGTCTGCACCTACAACGAGACCAAGCTGGTGACAGTGATGCTGCCCAAGTGTGGCCCTGGCGTGGATCCCTTCTACACCTACCCAGTCGCCATACGCTGCAACTGCGACTTCTGCTCTACGGCCACCACCGAGTGTGAGACTGCCTGA